From the genome of Pseudomonas sp. WJP1:
TGCTGTCCCAGCCAACGTGTTCGCTGCCGGTGCGGGTCAGCACCTGCAGGCCGCCCTTGTCGACCTGGGTGACGATGGCCGGTTCAAGGCTGCTGATGGTGCGTTGCTTGGTCAGTTCGTTCGCCCACGCCTCGCGCGTCTTGCCTGGCAGGCGGGACTCGGGGCCCCGATAGCCGTGACGCTGGTCATAGGTCATCAAGCCTTCGTGGAGGGCGGTGTTGGCCATTTCCTGCAGGTTGCTCGGCACCGTGGTGGTGACGCGGAAACCTTCGGTGTAAGCATCGCTGCCATAGCGGCCAACCATTTCAGCGCGGGCCATCTCGGCGATGTAGGGCGCGTTCACTTCCGGGGTCGGCACGTGATAGCTGGCGTTCAGTGGCTCGTTGATGGCGGTGGTGTAGTCGGCTTCGCTGATTTTGCCCAGCTTGTACATGCGCCCCAGGATCCAGTCACGGCGCTCCTTGCTGCGCGCCGGGTTGGCCAGCGGGTTGAATCGCGAAGGCGCCTTGGGCAGGCCGGCGATCATCGCCATCTGCGCCAGGCTGATGTCGCGAATCGACTTGCCGTAATACACCTGCGCCGCGGCTTCGATGCCGTAGGCACGGTTGCCCAGATAGATCTTGTTGACGTACAGCTCAAGGATTTCGTCCTTGGTCAGTTGCCGTTCGATCTGCAGGGCCAGGAGGATTTCGGTGGTTTTGCGCGAGAAGCTGCGTTCGCTGGTCAGGAAGAAGTTCTTCGCCACCTGCATGGTGATGGTGCTGCCGCCGGACTGGATATGGCCGCTTTTGACCAGTTGAGTGGCGGCGCGCATCAGGCTGCTGGGATCGACGCCGTAGTGGTTGGCGAAGTTATCGTCTTCAGCACTTAGTAACGCATTAATGAAATTGGGGGGAATGTCGGCGAAACGGATCGGTGTGCGGCGCATTTCGCCAAATTCTGCGATCAACTTGTTGTCGCTGCTGTACACCCGCAAAGGAATCTGCAACTGGATGCTTCTCAGTGCCTCAACGGACGGCAATCCGGGACTAAGGTAAAGAAACGCCCCACTCAGACCCAGAAGCAGTCCGCAGAATACGGCGACGATGGACCAACCGAAAAATTTCAGCAGACGAATCAAGGCTTTTGGACATCCAGGGCAAAAAATGAATTTGGCATCAGGGTTCAGGCTAAGGAGAACGACCCGCGCTTGAGAAAAAAGCGGAAAAAACGCTGGGCATTATAAGCATTTTTCCGTCCAAGGCGTTATTTGCGCTAGCTGTCAAGACGGGTGGATTGAACGCAACACCCGTTATGGAGTCCGTAACTCACGGAAAGTCATAGGGAATTGGTAGTGCTAGGACTCTTCAATAAAAAAGCCAGGTCGCTTCTGGGGATCGATATCAGCTCCACTTCGGTGAAGCTGCTGGAGCTGAGCCGCCAGGGCAATGGCTATAAGGTCGAGGCCTACGCGGTCGAGCCATTGCCCTTCAGTGCGGTCGTCGAGAAAAATATCGCCGAACCCGATGGCGTGGGCCAGGCACTGTCGCGTGCGCTGGTCAAGGCCAGGACCAACCTCAAGAGCGTGGCGGTGGCCGTGGCCGGTTCGGCGGTGATCACCAAGACCATCGAGATGGATGCCGGCCTTACCGACGACGAGATGGAAGATCAGCTCAAGATCGAGGCCGACCAGTACATCCCTTATCCGTTGGACGAGGTCGCCATCGATTTCGAAGTCCAGGGTGCGTCAGCGCGCAATCCTGGTCGGGTCAATGTGCTGCTCGCCGCCTGTCGCAAGGAAAACGTCGAGGTCCGTGAGGCCGCCCTGGCGCTGGCGGGCTTGACTGCGCGCGTGGTCGACGTTGAAGCCCATGCACTGGAGCGTTCTTTCGGTTTGCTCGAGAGTCAGCAGGGTGGCGCTCAAGGGCGTCTGGTGGCAGTGGTCGATATCGGGGCCACGATGACCACCCTGAGCGTGCTGCATGACGGACGGATCATCTACACCCGCGAGCAATTGTTCGGTGGCCGCCAGCTCACGGAGGAAATTGGGCGCCGATATGGCCTGACCGCTGAGCAGGCCGGCCTGGCGAAGAAGCAGGGCGGTTTGCCGGATGATTATGTCAGTGAAGTGTTGCAGCCATTTCGAGAGGCGCTGGTGCAGCAAGTGTCGCGTTCATTGCAGTTCTTCTTCGCTTCGGGCCAATACAACGCGGTTGACCATATCCTGCTGGCAGGCGGTACCGCGTCAGTTCCCGGCCTGGACCGGTTGATCGAGCAGCAATTGGGCACGCCAACCCAGGTGGCCAATCCGTTTTGCGACATGACGCTGGGTATCAAGGTCAACGCGGCGGCCCTGGCCAGCGATGCACCGGCGTTGATGATCGCCTGCGGGCTGGCCCTCAGGGGTTTCGACTGATGGCGCGGATCAATCTATTACCTTGGCGCGAAGAGCGGCGTGAAGAGCGGCGCAAGCGCTTTCTACTGGTGCTGGCCGGTGTGCTGGTAGGGTCGGCAGGTGCATTGCTCGTCGCCAACCAGGTCATCGGCAACGCTATCGAGCGGCAGGTTGCGCGTAACAATTACATCGGCAAACAGATCGCCGTGGTCGACGAACGGATCAAGCAGATCAGCGATCTCAAGGCCCGTCGTCAACAATTGGTCGAGCGCATGCGCATCATCCAGGACCTGCAGGGCAATCGCCCGAACAGCGGGCGAATTTTTGATCAGCTGGCGCGGACCTTGCCTGATGGGGTGTATTTCACCGAAGTGAAAATGGCGGGCAATACCTTGTCCATCACCGGTGCGGCGCGATCTAACAACCGTGTTTCAGACCTGATGCGAAACCTGGATGCGTCCGACTGGTTCGATGCGCCCAGCCTGACCGAAGTCAAGGCGACGACCGCGGGTCAACTGGACCAGGCCAACGTTTTTCAGTTGACCGTTCGTCAGGCCCAGCCTGCGACCGTGGAGGATGGCGAATGAGTCCGTCCGAATGGTTCGAAGGGTTGCGCAGGATCGACATCAACGATCTGGACACCCACAACATGGGGGCCTGGCCACCCGCGATCAAAGTCCTGATGGGCGTTGTGGTCGCGATTTTGGTGCTCTCGATTGGCTACAACTTTTCCACGAGCGAGCTTGCGAATCAGCTCGAACTCAAGCGCGAGGAGGAGTCGACCCTCAAGGAGCAATTTGCCAGCAAATCCCGTATGGCGGCGAATCTGGAGCTCTACACCCAGCAGATGAAGACGATGGAGAACTCCTTCGGCGTGCTGCTACGGCAACTGCCCAGCGACACTGAAGTCCCCGGCCTGCTGGAAGACATCACGCGAACGGGGCTGGGCAGCGGCCTGGAATTTGAAGAGATCAAGCTGTTGCCGGAGGTCGCCCAGCCGTTCTACATCGAATTGCCGATCCAGATCACGGTTACCGGCGCCTATCACGACCTGGCCACGTTCGTCAGTGGCGTGGCCGGGTTGCCGCGTATCGTCACCCTGCATGATTTCGACCTGGAGCCGGTCAACCCCGACGACGGATCGAAATTGCGCATGAGCATCCTGGCCAGGACTTACCGCTACAACGACAAGGGGCTGCGTTGATGAGCCCGCCGCGTGGTTTATTAATCCTGGTATTGGTCGCCGTATTGGCAGGCTGTGGCGGCGGCGATGATTTCAGCGACCTGGACGCCTACATGAACGAAATGCGCCTGCGGGCGCCGGGCAAGATTGAACCAACGCCGACATTCCGGTCTTACCCGACATTCACCTACAACGCCGCCAACTTGCGCAGCCCGTTTGTCCCGCAGGTCAAAGTCGATCTGGCACGCCAGCAGGGGGCGCGCAACGTCAAGCCTGACCCCAGTCGGGTCAAGCAGTACCTCGAGGGTTTCAATATCGAGCAGTTTGAAATGGTCGGCACGATCTCCAATGCGGCAGGCTCCTTTGCGTTGCTACGCGGCGCCGGTGGGGTGCATCGGCTGAAAGTCGGTGA
Proteins encoded in this window:
- a CDS encoding pilus assembly protein PilM, with product MLGLFNKKARSLLGIDISSTSVKLLELSRQGNGYKVEAYAVEPLPFSAVVEKNIAEPDGVGQALSRALVKARTNLKSVAVAVAGSAVITKTIEMDAGLTDDEMEDQLKIEADQYIPYPLDEVAIDFEVQGASARNPGRVNVLLAACRKENVEVREAALALAGLTARVVDVEAHALERSFGLLESQQGGAQGRLVAVVDIGATMTTLSVLHDGRIIYTREQLFGGRQLTEEIGRRYGLTAEQAGLAKKQGGLPDDYVSEVLQPFREALVQQVSRSLQFFFASGQYNAVDHILLAGGTASVPGLDRLIEQQLGTPTQVANPFCDMTLGIKVNAAALASDAPALMIACGLALRGFD
- a CDS encoding PilN domain-containing protein; the protein is MARINLLPWREERREERRKRFLLVLAGVLVGSAGALLVANQVIGNAIERQVARNNYIGKQIAVVDERIKQISDLKARRQQLVERMRIIQDLQGNRPNSGRIFDQLARTLPDGVYFTEVKMAGNTLSITGAARSNNRVSDLMRNLDASDWFDAPSLTEVKATTAGQLDQANVFQLTVRQAQPATVEDGE
- the pilO gene encoding type 4a pilus biogenesis protein PilO, whose protein sequence is MSPSEWFEGLRRIDINDLDTHNMGAWPPAIKVLMGVVVAILVLSIGYNFSTSELANQLELKREEESTLKEQFASKSRMAANLELYTQQMKTMENSFGVLLRQLPSDTEVPGLLEDITRTGLGSGLEFEEIKLLPEVAQPFYIELPIQITVTGAYHDLATFVSGVAGLPRIVTLHDFDLEPVNPDDGSKLRMSILARTYRYNDKGLR
- a CDS encoding pilus assembly protein PilP; amino-acid sequence: MSPPRGLLILVLVAVLAGCGGGDDFSDLDAYMNEMRLRAPGKIEPTPTFRSYPTFTYNAANLRSPFVPQVKVDLARQQGARNVKPDPSRVKQYLEGFNIEQFEMVGTISNAAGSFALLRGAGGVHRLKVGDYLGRNDGRIVAISGSQVEVVEIVPDGEGAWLERPRTLPLKEHS